Sequence from the Chloroflexota bacterium genome:
GACTGGTCGGAAGCCCGCGCTGTACGAGTTCACCACGCGCCTTGACGTTCTCCGATATGTGGATTATAATCTACGGTGGTGTATCGATAATCGATAATATCCCTGGGAATTGGAAACCACCGTTTTTCGCCCAAGAGAGTGTACCACGCGCGCGAACTTGTGGTATAATAGGGCCAGGGTAAACGTTGTAACGCACGTCTGCTTCCGTCTGCGCCTTCCAACCGCCAAGGAGGATTGCCATGAGACTTGAGGATATTCGCAGGGTGGCCATGATCGGGGCGGGGACCATGGGTTCGGGTATCAGCATGTGCTTCGCCCAGGCCGGCTATGAGGTGGCGCTGTACAGCCGAAGCGCCGAGGGAATCCAGAGGGCACTCAACAGGGTGAAGCATAGCCAGCAGGTGTTCATCCAGGAGGGGCTGATATCCGAGGGGGAGGCGGAGGCCGCGCGAGCGCGTATCCGCGGGACCGATTCCCTCGCCGATGCGCTGCGAGATGTCCAATACGTCCTGGAGTCGGTGCCCGAGAACCTGGCTCTCAAGCAGGCCCTTTTCCGCGAAATGGAGACCCTGTGCCCGCCTGACACGATCCTCGCCACCAACACGTCGGGCCTCAGCATCACGGCTATCGCGTCGGTTTGCCGCTATCCCCAGCGGGTGGGCGGTATGCACTGGGCGAACCCGCCCGAAATCGTCCCGCTGGTGGAGGTGATTCGCGGCGAGCAGACGTCGGAAGAGACCATGGACCTCATCTACGACATGTCCGAACGGCTGGGCAAGGTGCCGGTGCGCGTGCAGAAGGACATCCCCGGATTTGCCAGCAACCGCCTGCAGTACGCGCTGCTCCGCGAGGCGCTGCACCTGGTGCAGGAAGGGGTCGTAACGGCTGAGGATGTGGACCGCACGCTGAAGAACGGGGTCGGCTTCCGCTATCCGTGGCTGGGGCCACTGGAGACGGCGGACCTGGGTGGCCTGGACGTGTTCCACACCATCTGTCAGTATCTGTTCAAGGAATTGAGCACGATGACGAAGACGCCCGCGTTCTTTGACGAGATCGTTCGGGGCGCCAACTACGGCATCAAGACGGGGCGGGGGTTCTACGACTATACTGGCAAGTCGCGCGAGCAGATTCTGCGAAAGCGCGATTTGTATTTCCTGCGGCAACTGAAGTTGCTGCGCGAGGTTCGGGAGATGGAATGAGGCGAGGTGAGAGATGGCAGACAAAGTCATCATCACGGCGGCGCTGGCCGGCAGCGTTACGCTGAAGGAGCACAATCCCAACGTGCCCTACACGCCCGAGGAATTCGCCCGCGAGGCGAAGCGGGCCGAGGAGGCAGGCGCGGCCATCGTGCATGTCCACTTCCGCGATCCCATCACCGGCAAGCCGACCACCGATCCGACGATCATGGGCGAGGTGGTGCAGGCCATCCGCGAGAACAGCCGCGTGCTGCTGAACCTGAGCACGGGCGTGAGTCTGGATTCCACGCTGGAAGAGCGCAAGCGGCCCATCGTGTACCACACGCCCGAGTTGGCGTCGTTGAACCCGGGCACCATGAATTTCTGCACCGTGAGTTACAAGGATGGCTCCATCATCGCGGACAAGACGTACTACAATCCGCTTTCGGCCACCATAGAGTTCGGCACGCTGATGAAGGAGAAGGGCATCAAGCCCGAGATTGAGTGCTTTGACCTGGGCCACGTGCACAACACGTTGTTCTTCTTGGAGTACTACGACTTCCTCGTGCCGCCGCTACATTTCTCCTTCGTGTTCGGGGTGATGGGGGGAACCCGATTCAACTCGGACATTCTGAACAGTTACATCCACGCGGTGCCGCCCGGGTCCACGTGGCAGGGGGTAGGCGTGGGGCCGCTGTGCTTCCCGGTGGCCATGGCCGGGGCGATCTTCGGCGGGCACATTCGGGTGGGCCTGGAAGACAACATCTACATTGACATAACCACGAAGACAAAGTCGCGGGGCAACTGGGATCAGGTGGAGAAGGCCGTGCAGATCGCGCGGATGGCGGGGCGCGAGCCGGCCACGCCCGACGAGGCGCGCGCGATCCTGCACCTTCCCGCGAAGCCAGCCGGATAGCATTCACGGGCGTAGCCCGAAGCCTGCGGCGCGATGTTCCAACCACTTGCGCAAAGGGGGTGCCGATGCGAAGCGATGCGATGAAGAAGGGGCTGAAGAGGGCGCAGCACCGGGCGTTGTTGTATTCCATAGGGTACACGCGCCGTGAGATTGACGGCCCCATTGTCGGCGTGGTCAACGCCTTCAACGAGATCGTCCCCGGGCATTTCCACCTCAACGCCGTAACCGAGGCCGTCGTGCGCGGCGTCGCATCGGCAGGCGGCACGCCGGTGGTCTTCCCGTCCATCGGCATCTGCGACGGGCTGGCGATGGGGCACGAGGGGATGAAGTACGTGCTGGCCAGCCGCGAACTCATCGCCGATTCGGTGGAAGTGATGGCGATGGCGCACCCCTTTGATGCGCTTGTCCTCGTAACGAACTGCGACAAGATCACCCCTGGGATGCTGATGGCGGCGCTGCGGCTGAACATTCCGGCCGTCGTCGTGAGCGGCGGGCCGATGCTGGCGGGGTTGTGGCGCGGACGCGAGACCGACCTGACCACCGTGTGGGAAGGCGTGGGCCAGGTTTCTGCCGGCCGCATGACCGAGGCGGAGTTGGCCGAGATGGAGGAGGTCTGCTGCCCTGGGTGCGGGTCGTGCGCCGGGATGTTCACGGCCAACTCCATGAACTGCCTGACGGAGGCCCTGGGCATGGGCCTGCCGGGGAACGGGACGATTCCGGCGGTGAGCGGGGCGAGGCTTCGCCTGGCGAAGTTGGCCGGGGTGAAGGTCATGGAACTTCTTCAGCGCGGGATTTGTCCGCGCGACATCGCCACGCCCGAAGCCTTCATGAACGCCATCGCGGTGGATATGGCCCTGGGGTGCTCTACGAACACCGCGCTGCACGTTCCGGCGATTGCGAACGAGGCGCATCTGACCATCCCGCTGGATTTGTTCCAGGAGGTGGCGGAGCGCGTTCCGCACATCTGCAACATGAGTCCGGCGGGGCCGCATCACCTGGACGACCTGGACTGCGCGGGGGGCGTGCAGGGCGTGATGAAGCGGCTGGCCGAGAAGGGGCTGGTGGACCTGTCGGTGATGACCGTAACGGGGCGCACTCTGGGTGAGAACCTGGATGGAGCGGAGATTCGCGATGCCGAGATCATTCGCCCGCTGGATCGGCCCGTCCATCCGGAGGGCGGCCTGGCGATCCTGAAGGGCAACCTGGCCCCGGAGGGCGCGGTGGTCAAGCAGGTGGCGGTGGCTCCGTCCATGCGGCAGCGGCGCGGGCGGGCGCGGGTGTTTGACTGCGAGGAGGACGCCGTGGATGCCATCCTGGGCGGGCGTATCGTGCCGGGGGATGTGGTCGTCGTGCGGTACGAGGGGCCGAAGGGCGGGCCTGGGATGCGCGAGATGCTGGCACCCACGTCGGCGATTGTGGGCATGGGCCTGGGCGAGTCGGTGGCGCTCATCACCGACGGGCGGTTCAGCGGCGTAACCCGCGGCGCGGCCATCGGCCACGTTTCCCCGGAGGCGGCGGAAGGCGGGCCCATCGCCCTGGTGCAGGAGGGCGACAGCATCTGGATAGACATTCCCAATCGCACGCTAACGCTTGAGGTATCCGAGCAGGAGTTGTCTGAGCGGCGGGCCCGCTGGGTTCCCCCTGAGCCAAAGGTGAAGGAGGGGTATCTGTACCGATACGCGAAGATGGTAACATCGGCCAGCACAGGCGCTATACTGAAGGTGTGAGCGGCAACCTTTGCCGACGCATTGCGAAGTTTTGGTCCCAACCTAATTCACAATAAGAAAGGAGCAAAGCCATGAGCGACGAGAGTGTGGTCAAGTACGACGAGATGGGCGTCATGGACGGGGCGACGATTGGGCTGCCCCGAAAGATGACCCGAGAAATCTGGCTGCAGGAGGTTTTTCCCGAGTGGGGCACGTACCTGAACTACGAGATTGAGCATTTTCAGGTGAAGCCGGGGACGGGCGTTCTCTGGTACTTTGGCGGGCCGTCGTTCGCGCTGAAGTCGCAGGCAGGCGCGGTCTTCCTGGTGGATCTGTACGCCGGGCCGAGCCTGTTCACGGACTACTCGTACTGCGGCGTGTGTCGCACCAGCGGCGCGGACAAATTGTGGTGGATGCGCCTGAACCCGCACGTAATAGACCCGTGGAAGTTCAGCCGCCTGGATGCGGTGTGCATCACCCACCATCACCAGGACCACATGGACTTCTACACCATCAGCGCGGCGCTCCAGACCACGAACTGCAAGTTCATCGCGCCGCCCGAAGCCGCCCGACGGATGAAGAAGAACATGGGCGTGCCCGACGACCGACTCATTGTGGCCGAGGTGGGCAAGAGCGTACAGATTGCCGACATGAAGATTGATTTCGCGCCGAACTTTGATGTCATCGCCACCAAGACTGGCTTTGACACGCCCAGGCCGTTTGAGGAAGTCGCCGTGAGTTACATCTTCAACACCGAGGGCGGGAACATGGCGTTCCTGGG
This genomic interval carries:
- a CDS encoding 3-hydroxyacyl-CoA dehydrogenase family protein; the encoded protein is MRLEDIRRVAMIGAGTMGSGISMCFAQAGYEVALYSRSAEGIQRALNRVKHSQQVFIQEGLISEGEAEAARARIRGTDSLADALRDVQYVLESVPENLALKQALFREMETLCPPDTILATNTSGLSITAIASVCRYPQRVGGMHWANPPEIVPLVEVIRGEQTSEETMDLIYDMSERLGKVPVRVQKDIPGFASNRLQYALLREALHLVQEGVVTAEDVDRTLKNGVGFRYPWLGPLETADLGGLDVFHTICQYLFKELSTMTKTPAFFDEIVRGANYGIKTGRGFYDYTGKSREQILRKRDLYFLRQLKLLREVREME
- a CDS encoding 3-keto-5-aminohexanoate cleavage protein, whose amino-acid sequence is MADKVIITAALAGSVTLKEHNPNVPYTPEEFAREAKRAEEAGAAIVHVHFRDPITGKPTTDPTIMGEVVQAIRENSRVLLNLSTGVSLDSTLEERKRPIVYHTPELASLNPGTMNFCTVSYKDGSIIADKTYYNPLSATIEFGTLMKEKGIKPEIECFDLGHVHNTLFFLEYYDFLVPPLHFSFVFGVMGGTRFNSDILNSYIHAVPPGSTWQGVGVGPLCFPVAMAGAIFGGHIRVGLEDNIYIDITTKTKSRGNWDQVEKAVQIARMAGREPATPDEARAILHLPAKPAG
- the ilvD gene encoding dihydroxy-acid dehydratase, which encodes MRSDAMKKGLKRAQHRALLYSIGYTRREIDGPIVGVVNAFNEIVPGHFHLNAVTEAVVRGVASAGGTPVVFPSIGICDGLAMGHEGMKYVLASRELIADSVEVMAMAHPFDALVLVTNCDKITPGMLMAALRLNIPAVVVSGGPMLAGLWRGRETDLTTVWEGVGQVSAGRMTEAELAEMEEVCCPGCGSCAGMFTANSMNCLTEALGMGLPGNGTIPAVSGARLRLAKLAGVKVMELLQRGICPRDIATPEAFMNAIAVDMALGCSTNTALHVPAIANEAHLTIPLDLFQEVAERVPHICNMSPAGPHHLDDLDCAGGVQGVMKRLAEKGLVDLSVMTVTGRTLGENLDGAEIRDAEIIRPLDRPVHPEGGLAILKGNLAPEGAVVKQVAVAPSMRQRRGRARVFDCEEDAVDAILGGRIVPGDVVVVRYEGPKGGPGMREMLAPTSAIVGMGLGESVALITDGRFSGVTRGAAIGHVSPEAAEGGPIALVQEGDSIWIDIPNRTLTLEVSEQELSERRARWVPPEPKVKEGYLYRYAKMVTSASTGAILKV
- a CDS encoding MBL fold metallo-hydrolase; protein product: MSDESVVKYDEMGVMDGATIGLPRKMTREIWLQEVFPEWGTYLNYEIEHFQVKPGTGVLWYFGGPSFALKSQAGAVFLVDLYAGPSLFTDYSYCGVCRTSGADKLWWMRLNPHVIDPWKFSRLDAVCITHHHQDHMDFYTISAALQTTNCKFIAPPEAARRMKKNMGVPDDRLIVAEVGKSVQIADMKIDFAPNFDVIATKTGFDTPRPFEEVAVSYIFNTEGGNMAFLGDTLYHNGYRMVGETYKIDMVTMDMGNNAPGYTDKMSPWDVWRVAEAMNAKVVIPAHHDNWANCYEDPSYLEYIVSRKAKEKRLDMRTVVLLPGARYEHPTDMNIGRYVYPDWRERTNWKKSVEYGPDRW